TTGCCTGAAAAAGGGGGACCTGGGGTGGGCGGGAGCATGTACCGATTACGCACTCGGCCCTAAAGAGCCTGGCACTGGCCCAGGAGCCCTGCGGGCTGTCGGCAGGGGAGATGTTCCCGCTAGACCCATACGGCCCGGCAGCGAGCCGGGTATCACCCGCCTGCCCCATTCCCCAGGTTTGTCTCCACCCAAAACGTTACAGCCGCAGGGCGTCCACACCCCCGCAGGGCCGGCACCCCCACAAGCCGCGGCTCAGGCGACCTAGCGCCGCCGTCACGGGGACTGCGCTGGCGTTCCCCTCGTTCCGAAATGGCGGTGCTGTGCGCCACGGCAGGCCGGGGGAGCCGACGGGGAGGCGGGTGTCACGGCCGTATCGGCAGAGAGGCCTGACCGCGGGCCTGGCGAGGACGTGTCAGCTGCCACCATGGAGAAGCCAGGCAGGGCCACGGCCCCCCCAGCGCGGGCAGCGGACTGAGCGCGCGGGCCAGGCCGCCCGGACTGCCCTGGGTGAGAAGGGAGCCAGGCTGGCCCAGCAAACTGCCCCCCGTGtcccccagcagcctcctcccttcAGCCTCAACGGGCCCAGGCGCAACCCGCCGGGAGGTATTCGCCGGCTGGGGGCGCCGCCTCTCGCCCCCCCACCCATCCCTGCTGCTCGAAGGCGGGGTCCCCACCTAAGGCCCAGCCcacgaggctcagggcccccccggcccgctcttgcactctccctcctgctcagagCCCCGCGCCCTCAAGCCTGCTCCCcggcagcccctcccacactgacCCCCTCGTACTTAGGCccgccccagagcctggggggccacaaaatctactagtctgccccccccatgtggggagggtctttccccttctcagttggggacccTGTCAGTGAGTGTGGGGTGGGAttgtgcttctcacttttgtgcggcCCCCGACCCTACAAAGCTTCCCCACCCCGCTCTAAGGAAAGGCACgacctcccccccactcccagacacCGGGGAGAAgaactccgccccccccccccgtgcggcaCCCACCGATGCCTTCCCTAGTTGCCCTGCTGGCTTCTCGGccccaccccggcccagcagcagggagttccacaggtggacgcCCCTCCCGAAGggggcccagccctcccccgcgCACAAGAGGGACCGAGGAGTCGGGGTCCTTACTCTGCCGTCTGCCTGTCCTCCTGCTTGATCTTCTCCTCCACGGCCTGCAGGGCCGCGGCCAGCGAGGCGCTGGTCTCCTCCAGCTTCTGGTGCGCGGCCTCGGGGCTGGCGCTCTCCGCCGAGGGCCCGGCCATGGAGGAGCGGGGCGGCTTGACGGGCACCTGCTGCGGCTGCCCGCCGGGCGAGAGGGGCttggcggggctggagcagagcgaAGGCGGGGTGCTGGAAGGCTTGATCGTGGGGGCCAGCtgcttggcgggggagggggtgggcgtGGAGCCCGCGCTCACCGACTGGATGGTGGCGTGGGGCTTGGGGGGCTTGGGCGccgtcgggggcggggggggcttggGCGACACGGGGGGCGGGGTGCCATGCGCCCGCTTCAcctctgcaggagagaagagaggagaggggccGTGAGGGTCACAGCCGTTGATGTTAACATGGGGGGATCGCGGTATGGGGGGAGGTTGCCCCTGTCCTGCGGGAGGGGGTATGAAGGCGTGGGggtcacccctgccctgggcgaggggggctgggaatggggggtcgcccctgccccaggagaggggctggaggtggCAGGGTCGCCTCTGCTGTGGGTGAgggggcctgggagagggggaggtcgcccctgccctgggggcggggggctgggagcgagGGGCCCTGTCCTGGGGGTGGGCACACTGATGGGGGCCAGCACTGGGCCTTTGGGCGTCTTCCCCACAGTCCGTAGCCGAGCCGGGGCTagaccccaggcgtcctgcccgcccccgcccccgccccccaggccggcCCTCGGTCAGTAGGaacccagccccttcccgggcGGCTGAATGTCTTCCAAAGAAGCAGGCGGCCAGCAGCGGAGGCAGCCCACCTCAGCGGGGTCTGGCAGGGCGGCGCCAGGCCCTGGGACACAGGCAGGGGAAATGGGGCAGCCCCGACGAGCAGAGCAGGTGCCCCGAGGCcagcctgcctggggggggggaaggcagctggcCCCCCCGGGCCTGGATGAGcacaggggccaggcagggatccGACCGAGCGGGGTCCCGTGCACCCGGAGCCCTGGCAGGCAGAGACCTCGGCCCTACGGCTGTGACGAGGCTTCCAGGCCCCCGTCACTGACCGCGCAGGCCTATAACGCCCACGGGctacaccccactcccagacAGCGCCCCCCCACGCTGGGGGGGCCTCAAACCGCCCGACCTCGGGGGGCTCATTCCgcacccccccccgggacccggcAAGGGTCCCCTCTCTGGAATCCGGGACCCACAGCCCTGGACAGCAGTGGGCCCCAGAAACCGGGCTGTTCGCTCTCCCCCCAGGAGGGGCTCTGCCTGCCTGCGACCCCGCTCCCCACTAGGCCGTGCTGTCAGCGAGCAGGCCGGAGGCTCGTCCTCCTAGCTCGACTTCCCGGAGCAGCCCCCGCGCACGCCCCCCTCGGACTCCGTCCTGGACTCCGGCGGCCGAGAGCGAATGGCGCAAGGAAAGGAACCTCGGGCCGTGCCCCTCGAGCCGGGCGGAGGCAGCCCGGCCTGGCGCTGGGAGAACTGGCCGAGCCGGAGCTGGGCCGAGGAGCGACCTGCTGCCCAAGCCAGGCCAAGGCCAACTCCCCTGAAACACCCTCAGCCGCCGCTAGACCGgtccagcctccctcctcccggaGCCGTGTGCCCGCCCCCGCGGGGTTTGATGGGAGCCCCCCAGCCACGAGCGAAGCTGCGGTGCCCCCCCCCGGGTGCTCGGGAGCAGAGCCGAGGGCAGAGGGCGCGGCGTCCCCGTCCCTCCGGACTCCTGCCACTTACCTGGGCTGCCGGGGCTGGGGATCGCTGCCTTTTTGGAAGTGGGGGTGGGCGGCCCGGGGACCTTCTGTGCTTGTGGGGCTAACACGGGCTTGGGTGAGACCGGCGGCTTGAAGGGCTTCCTGGGCTCCCCGCCGGCGGCCTGCAGCCCAGGCTCCGGCCCGTCCGGGGGGGCCTCTGCCCCGCCCATCTCGGAGGCGGGCCGCCGTTTGACGGTGCCGGTGCCGTTCTGGTAGACGGAGAGGGGGGCCGGCTCCAGCTCCTTGTCTCTGGACTTGGGCCGGCGCTTGACGGTGTCCGACTCGGTCAGGATGAACTTGACGCCGTCCTGCTGGCTCTGCTTGGCCCGGATCCGCCTCTTGAGCGTGGCGCTGGCCTCCACCTTGGCCAGGTCGCCGTGCCGGTGCGCCGgcgacagcccctcccccccctcggcCCGGCCCAACGCCATCTGCCGGGGCCGCTGCTTGATGGTCAAGTTCCCCTCCTCGGCGAAGGGGAGGTTCTCGGACGAGCCGTTGCGGGGGGAGGCGCCGCGCTCGGCCCGCAGCCGCTCCACGGGGCCGCCCTCCTGGCCCGCGTCGGAGCGGACGCTGTCGGAACGCTCCCTGCGGGCGGCCGCCACCAGGCCGGTCACGGGGCCGCTGATGGTCCGGCGCCGGTTCACCACCTCCCCGTCCAGGCCGATGGCGTCTTTGTGCTTGACGGTGGCCAGGACGGTGGCCACGCGCGCATGCTCCGGGCTGGCCTGGTGCAGGGCCACGGCCGGGTGCAGGTAGTAGCCTTCGgggcccttccctcctcctcccgggTGCGGCTTGTGCAGGCCCAGCGCCCGGGCGCCCCCGCCGATGGAGGACATCTCCAGCATGGCGGTGATGCTCTTCACGCTGCCCGCGCTGCCCGTGTCCACGCTGCCCCCCACGTCGCTCGCCCGCCGCTGCTCCCGGTAGCTCTCCGGCGCCTCCTCGCCCTCCCCGCCGGGCGCCTCCCCTTCGCCCTCCTTGGTGAAGTCGTCAGCCATGTTGGTGCTGGAGATAGCGGAGCTGGAGCGCTtggggggcggtgggggcggCCCCTTCTTCTTGGGCCGGACGGCGAAGGACTGGCTGCGGTTGACGTTCTTGTCCCCGCCCGACTGCGCCCGCACCGAGTGGCTCCTGCCCACCCGGCGCTGCACCGTGGCGTAGGGCCCGGCGTCCGGCACCAGCAGCTCGTCCCGCTCCTGCTCGCTGTCGGACACGGCGTAGCGGTTCAGGCTGTGCGCGCGCTTCTTCGGCcggcccagctcctcctccgcTTCCCCGCTGGGGGGCGGCAGGCACAGGACGGGCACCGAGACCGGCAGGACTGGCACTCCCTGCGCCacggggcctggagggggcccagccaggccctcGCCCTCCAGGGGCTGCGGCATGACGTAGGCGAAGCCCCGGTGGGTGGGCGACTGAGGCAGGGACCTGGGCGACATGGGGCGGTCGGCCTGCGGGAGCAGCTGCGGCGTGGGCTTGACCTTGGCCGTGGCGTGGGGCACGCCGAGCGTCTGGGGTGAGGACGGGCGCAGCTTGGTGGGCGTCTGCGGGGGGGTGAAGCGCCCGGCAGCCGGGGGGAAGGACTGCCGGGGCTTGCCCGGCACAGGGGGCACGCTGGCTCTCTTGACGGTATGCCCGTGTCGCAAGGGCCTGGCCTCCTtgggcaggctggggggaccCTCCTTCACCTCCTCCGTCAGGTACTCCTGGCTCCTGGACATGGCGGCGCTCGGCCCCCTGGGCCCGTCCCCCAGCAGCTCCTCGGAGCTGCTCATCTGCTTGGCCCGGCCGCTCAGGCTGTTCTCGTGCCTGGCGGAAGGGCCCCGGTAGCCGGCCCCGTCCCGGATCGGGACCACGTGGTTGGCCTGCTTCTCCTGGCCCTCGGGCGCCTCGCCCGCGCCCGTCAGCGCCACCTGCAGCTCGCAGCTCAGCTCGCTGTCCTGGAAGGTGGTCATCTTGGGCGACTGGCACTCGGCGCTCTCCGGCGGCGGGGACTCGATGGCCAGCACCTCCAGAGACTGCGGCGCCTTCTTCTTCAGGGTCCCCGACTCGTACCGCACGTACTCGGCCTTCTGCAGCTCCGCCAGCTTCTTCACCGCCAGCATCAGCTTCTTCTGGTGGCCTGGGGGGACACGCGGCAGACGGGGGCGTCAGCCCGCGAGGGGCGGCTTGTCCCGCCCGCAACCcgcaggccctggggctgggccatGGCAGGATCCCTCGTCCCCCCGCCTCAGGCCACGCCAGCCACACGCTCGTCTCCCaccggcagggcctgggcagcccaCAGGGTCAACTACAAGGAGGCTGCCACGTGCGTGGCCGCGGCCCGTGTCAGACGAGTTCTCTGGGTTACTCGGGGGACGAGGGGAGAGGATCTAACCCCGGCAGCCCTTTGAGGGCGCAGGGCAGGATTCCGTCGATCACCCCCCTGGCAAAGATTTCCTAGGGACTGCCCTGGGCCCTCTCCCGGCTGTGTCCGAGCGAGGGGCAGGGACCCTGTGGGCGCTTCCTGCTCTGCACAGACGTGCCCGGCCCTTCTGGGGCCTGGCCCTTCCCGTCCCCAGGCTTCATGCTCAGCCCCCTCTGCGCGGGGAAAGGGGCTCTtggagggggggcaaagaggcCTCCGGGAGCCGGCCGCGTCAGACCCACGGCACTCTCCGGCAGCCAGGCCGCCCCTCTGGCCCTTTCGCCGACCGTTTGCTTCCCGGCTGCgtggagggatgttaaatatccatttcccatcgactagtcaattcgtGGGCACGCGGGGGAGCAGCTGAGGGGTTAGCGCTAGCCCCAGTGTGGCTCTGCCGTTTAAACGTATTCAAAGCCTGCCAGCTCTGAGGTCGCTTAGCAGGCTGGTGCGCAGCGGGGGGACCTGGCgcgagccgggacagctgattcccagctcgcgccaGGTCCCCACGGAGACggcgctggggggaaccagcttttaagccggctccccccagcaccggctcctgctccccccttgctgcctctgatcgaGGGAGGGAAGCGACGAGCCGAGGGACTAGTCACCTGCCCAATACGCTTTTATCACAGTCAACTCATCACTACCCATGATGCTCTGTTCAGTCTCATGGTGCCCGccgccgctgcccccccccccggccaggtgaagccccgcccccgcgccccggcccggccccgccttaCCCAGCTTGGTGATCCCGATCTCCTGCAGGTCCTCCCAGGTGATGTCGGTGATGAAGTCGATGTTCTCGTAGCCGTTCTCCACCAGGACTTTGTAGTACTGGGCCAGGCCGATCATGGAGAGCCAGAGCGCCAGGTTGGCCTGCGGGGGGCAAAGGGAGAAGGGTGCCGTGGCCTTCACCTGACACCCTGTGTGGGTCACACTCTGCCACGGGCTGGCGCTGCCCCCCACCGCCCGGggctcctgcagcccagcgccttGCCATGCAGCCAACGGCCTGCCTGCTCCCGGGCCGGCGCCCTCACCCTGCCCGGACTCGGctctcctgtgcccccagcctgcgGGCTCCCAGCCCGGGAGGTCTCCCCATGAGAGGCTTTCTTCGGGCACGGCCTCAGCTCTCCCGTTGATCCCCCCAAAGCTCCAGCTCCCTTGGAGACGGCTTAGCCCCTGGGCTGCTCCTCCCTGGCATCCCCAGCAAGCCAGCACCCCGCAGCCGTCTGCCCTGCACCTCT
The nucleotide sequence above comes from Pelodiscus sinensis isolate JC-2024 chromosome 16, ASM4963464v1, whole genome shotgun sequence. Encoded proteins:
- the CASKIN1 gene encoding caskin-1 isoform X6; its protein translation is MRPLHYAAWQGKKEPMKMVLKAGSAVNVQSDEGQIPLHLAAQHGHYDVSEMLLQHQSNPCIVDNCGKTPLDLACEFGRVGVVQLLLSSNMCTALLEPKPGDTTDPNGTSPLHLAAKNGHIDIIRLLLQAGIDINRQTKAGTALHEAALCGKTEVVRLLLDSGINAHVRNTYSQTALDIVHQFTATQASKEIKQMLRDASAALQVRAVKDYCNNYDLTSLNVKAGDVITVLEQHADGRWKGCIHDNRTGNDRVGYFPSSLVEAISKRTAGPWGVVTIPHHYQTIPLPAPRAPVLNGDASSHPLHFLPPPPPPPPHSHQPLFSSFGYHRLPPSAAEERPCRPGSRGSDSPSHLSPSQGGSAAVPAPVEEIWVLRKPFAGGDRSSLGSTGSVASARSSGSGQSTGSGSHALHAGAEGVKLLATVLSQKASVQESVVGDGPAKALEAPADTNGFHGKGTVAEMRPPLGRSSAATLHKKSGRVRESVPHPAGPTGSSRTQSLASSPYAGQPLTEQQLKKMEPMSEGKSSEAVYQWLCKFQLQLYAPNFINAGYDIPTISRMTPEDLTAIGVTKPGHRKKITSEINSLNVPEWLPDYKPVKATAPFSLCPPQANLALWLSMIGLAQYYKVLVENGYENIDFITDITWEDLQEIGITKLGHQKKLMLAVKKLAELQKAEYVRYESGTLKKKAPQSLEVLAIESPPPESAECQSPKMTTFQDSELSCELQVALTGAGEAPEGQEKQANHVVPIRDGAGYRGPSARHENSLSGRAKQMSSSEELLGDGPRGPSAAMSRSQEYLTEEVKEGPPSLPKEARPLRHGHTVKRASVPPVPGKPRQSFPPAAGRFTPPQTPTKLRPSSPQTLGVPHATAKVKPTPQLLPQADRPMSPRSLPQSPTHRGFAYVMPQPLEGEGLAGPPPGPVAQGVPVLPVSVPVLCLPPPSGEAEEELGRPKKRAHSLNRYAVSDSEQERDELLVPDAGPYATVQRRVGRSHSVRAQSGGDKNVNRSQSFAVRPKKKGPPPPPPKRSSSAISSTNMADDFTKEGEGEAPGGEGEEAPESYREQRRASDVGGSVDTGSAGSVKSITAMLEMSSIGGGARALGLHKPHPGGGGKGPEGYYLHPAVALHQASPEHARVATVLATVKHKDAIGLDGEVVNRRRTISGPVTGLVAAARRERSDSVRSDAGQEGGPVERLRAERGASPRNGSSENLPFAEEGNLTIKQRPRQMALGRAEGGEGLSPAHRHGDLAKVEASATLKRRIRAKQSQQDGVKFILTESDTVKRRPKSRDKELEPAPLSVYQNGTGTVKRRPASEMGGAEAPPDGPEPGLQAAGGEPRKPFKPPVSPKPVLAPQAQKVPGPPTPTSKKAAIPSPGSPEVKRAHGTPPPVSPKPPPPPTAPKPPKPHATIQSVSAGSTPTPSPAKQLAPTIKPSSTPPSLCSSPAKPLSPGGQPQQVPVKPPRSSMAGPSAESASPEAAHQKLEETSASLAAALQAVEEKIKQEDRQTADSAAESKSTVSILDDIGSMFDDLADQLDAMLE
- the CASKIN1 gene encoding caskin-1 isoform X4 — protein: MGKDQELMQAVKAEDVGTVQKLLQRPKPGKAKLLGSAKKVNVNFQDTDGFSALHHAALNGNTELISLLLEAQAAVDIKDNKGMRPLHYAAWQGKKEPMKMVLKAGSAVNVQSDEGQIPLHLAAQHGHYDVSEMLLQHQSNPCIVDNCGKTPLDLACEFGRVGVVQLLLSSNMCTALLEPKPGDTTDPNGTSPLHLAAKNGHIDIIRLLLQAGIDINRQTKAGTALHEAALCGKTEVVRLLLDSGINAHVRNTYSQTALDIVHQFTATQASKEIKQMLRDASAALQVRAVKDYCNNYDLTSLNVKAGDVITVLEQHADGRWKGCIHDNRTGNDRVGYFPSSLVEAISKRTAGPWGVVTIPHHYQTIPLPAPRAPVLNGDASSHPLHFLPPPPPPPPHSHQPLFSSFGYHRLPPSAAEERPCRPGSRGSDSPSHLSPSQGGSAAVPAPVEEIWVLRKPFAGGDRSSLGSTGSVASARSSGSGQSTGSGSHALHAGAEGVKLLATVLSQKASVQESVVGDGPAKALEAPAGSSRTQSLASSPYAGQPLTEQQLKKMEPMSEGKSSEAVYQWLCKFQLQLYAPNFINAGYDIPTISRMTPEDLTAIGVTKPGHRKKITSEINSLNVPEWLPDYKPANLALWLSMIGLAQYYKVLVENGYENIDFITDITWEDLQEIGITKLGHQKKLMLAVKKLAELQKAEYVRYESGTLKKKAPQSLEVLAIESPPPESAECQSPKMTTFQDSELSCELQVALTGAGEAPEGQEKQANHVVPIRDGAGYRGPSARHENSLSGRAKQMSSSEELLGDGPRGPSAAMSRSQEYLTEEVKEGPPSLPKEARPLRHGHTVKRASVPPVPGKPRQSFPPAAGRFTPPQTPTKLRPSSPQTLGVPHATAKVKPTPQLLPQADRPMSPRSLPQSPTHRGFAYVMPQPLEGEGLAGPPPGPVAQGVPVLPVSVPVLCLPPPSGEAEEELGRPKKRAHSLNRYAVSDSEQERDELLVPDAGPYATVQRRVGRSHSVRAQSGGDKNVNRSQSFAVRPKKKGPPPPPPKRSSSAISSTNMADDFTKEGEGEAPGGEGEEAPESYREQRRASDVGGSVDTGSAGSVKSITAMLEMSSIGGGARALGLHKPHPGGGGKGPEGYYLHPAVALHQASPEHARVATVLATVKHKDAIGLDGEVVNRRRTISGPVTGLVAAARRERSDSVRSDAGQEGGPVERLRAERGASPRNGSSENLPFAEEGNLTIKQRPRQMALGRAEGGEGLSPAHRHGDLAKVEASATLKRRIRAKQSQQDGVKFILTESDTVKRRPKSRDKELEPAPLSVYQNGTGTVKRRPASEMGGAEAPPDGPEPGLQAAGGEPRKPFKPPVSPKPVLAPQAQKVPGPPTPTSKKAAIPSPGSPEVKRAHGTPPPVSPKPPPPPTAPKPPKPHATIQSVSAGSTPTPSPAKQLAPTIKPSSTPPSLCSSPAKPLSPGGQPQQVPVKPPRSSMAGPSAESASPEAAHQKLEETSASLAAALQAVEEKIKQEDRQTADSAAESKSTVSILDDIGSMFDDLADQLDAMLE
- the CASKIN1 gene encoding caskin-1 isoform X7; this encodes MGKDQELMQAVKAEDVGTVQKLLQRPKPGKAKLLGSAKKVNVNFQDTDGFSALHHAALNGNTELISLLLEAQAAVDIKDNKGMRPLHYAAWQGKKEPMKMVLKAGSAVNVQSDEGQIPLHLAAQHGHYDVSEMLLQHQSNPCIVDNCGKTPLDLACEFGRVGVVQLLLSSNMCTALLEPKPGDTTDPNGTSPLHLAAKNGHIDIIRLLLQAGIDINRQTKAGTALHEAALCGKTEVVRLLLDSGINAHVRNTYSQTALDIVHQFTATQASKEIKQMLRDASAALQVRAVKDYCNNYDLTSLNVKAGDVITVLEQHADGRWKGCIHDNRTGNDRVGYFPSSLVEAISKRTGSRGSDSPSHLSPSQGGSAAVPAPVEEIWVLRKPFAGGDRSSLGSTGSVASARSSGSGQSTGSGSHALHAGAEGVKLLATVLSQKASVQESVVGDGPAKALEAPAGSSRTQSLASSPYAGQPLTEQQLKKMEPMSEGKSSEAVYQWLCKFQLQLYAPNFINAGYDIPTISRMTPEDLTAIGVTKPGHRKKITSEINSLNVPEWLPDYKPANLALWLSMIGLAQYYKVLVENGYENIDFITDITWEDLQEIGITKLGHQKKLMLAVKKLAELQKAEYVRYESGTLKKKAPQSLEVLAIESPPPESAECQSPKMTTFQDSELSCELQVALTGAGEAPEGQEKQANHVVPIRDGAGYRGPSARHENSLSGRAKQMSSSEELLGDGPRGPSAAMSRSQEYLTEEVKEGPPSLPKEARPLRHGHTVKRASVPPVPGKPRQSFPPAAGRFTPPQTPTKLRPSSPQTLGVPHATAKVKPTPQLLPQADRPMSPRSLPQSPTHRGFAYVMPQPLEGEGLAGPPPGPVAQGVPVLPVSVPVLCLPPPSGEAEEELGRPKKRAHSLNRYAVSDSEQERDELLVPDAGPYATVQRRVGRSHSVRAQSGGDKNVNRSQSFAVRPKKKGPPPPPPKRSSSAISSTNMADDFTKEGEGEAPGGEGEEAPESYREQRRASDVGGSVDTGSAGSVKSITAMLEMSSIGGGARALGLHKPHPGGGGKGPEGYYLHPAVALHQASPEHARVATVLATVKHKDAIGLDGEVVNRRRTISGPVTGLVAAARRERSDSVRSDAGQEGGPVERLRAERGASPRNGSSENLPFAEEGNLTIKQRPRQMALGRAEGGEGLSPAHRHGDLAKVEASATLKRRIRAKQSQQDGVKFILTESDTVKRRPKSRDKELEPAPLSVYQNGTGTVKRRPASEMGGAEAPPDGPEPGLQAAGGEPRKPFKPPVSPKPVLAPQAQKVPGPPTPTSKKAAIPSPGSPEVKRAHGTPPPVSPKPPPPPTAPKPPKPHATIQSVSAGSTPTPSPAKQLAPTIKPSSTPPSLCSSPAKPLSPGGQPQQVPVKPPRSSMAGPSAESASPEAAHQKLEETSASLAAALQAVEEKIKQEDRQTADSAAESKSTVSILDDIGSMFDDLADQLDAMLE
- the CASKIN1 gene encoding caskin-1 isoform X3; its protein translation is MGKDQELMQAVKAEDVGTVQKLLQRPKPGKAKLLGSAKKVNVNFQDTDGFSALHHAALNGNTELISLLLEAQAAVDIKDNKGMRPLHYAAWQGKKEPMKMVLKAGSAVNVQSDEGQIPLHLAAQHGHYDVSEMLLQHQSNPCIVDNCGKTPLDLACEFGRVGVVQLLLSSNMCTALLEPKPGDTTDPNGTSPLHLAAKNGHIDIIRLLLQAGIDINRQTKAGTALHEAALCGKTEVVRLLLDSGINAHVRNTYSQTALDIVHQFTATQASKEIKQMLRDASAALQVRAVKDYCNNYDLTSLNVKAGDVITVLEQHADGRWKGCIHDNRTGNDRVGYFPSSLVEAISKRTAGPWGVVTIPHHYQTIPLPAPRAPVLNGDASSHPLHFLPPPPPPPPHSHQPLFSSFGYHRLPPSAAEERPCRPGSRGSDSPSHLSPSQGGSAAVPAPVEEIWVLRKPFAGGDRSSLGSTGSVASARSSGSGQSTGSGSHALHAGAEGVKLLATVLSQKASVQESVVGDGPAKALEAPAGSSRTQSLASSPYAGQPLTEQQLKKMEPMSEGKSSEAVYQWLCKFQLQLYAPNFINAGYDIPTISRMTPEDLTAIGVTKPGHRKKITSEINSLNVPEWLPDYKPVKATAPFSLCPPQANLALWLSMIGLAQYYKVLVENGYENIDFITDITWEDLQEIGITKLGHQKKLMLAVKKLAELQKAEYVRYESGTLKKKAPQSLEVLAIESPPPESAECQSPKMTTFQDSELSCELQVALTGAGEAPEGQEKQANHVVPIRDGAGYRGPSARHENSLSGRAKQMSSSEELLGDGPRGPSAAMSRSQEYLTEEVKEGPPSLPKEARPLRHGHTVKRASVPPVPGKPRQSFPPAAGRFTPPQTPTKLRPSSPQTLGVPHATAKVKPTPQLLPQADRPMSPRSLPQSPTHRGFAYVMPQPLEGEGLAGPPPGPVAQGVPVLPVSVPVLCLPPPSGEAEEELGRPKKRAHSLNRYAVSDSEQERDELLVPDAGPYATVQRRVGRSHSVRAQSGGDKNVNRSQSFAVRPKKKGPPPPPPKRSSSAISSTNMADDFTKEGEGEAPGGEGEEAPESYREQRRASDVGGSVDTGSAGSVKSITAMLEMSSIGGGARALGLHKPHPGGGGKGPEGYYLHPAVALHQASPEHARVATVLATVKHKDAIGLDGEVVNRRRTISGPVTGLVAAARRERSDSVRSDAGQEGGPVERLRAERGASPRNGSSENLPFAEEGNLTIKQRPRQMALGRAEGGEGLSPAHRHGDLAKVEASATLKRRIRAKQSQQDGVKFILTESDTVKRRPKSRDKELEPAPLSVYQNGTGTVKRRPASEMGGAEAPPDGPEPGLQAAGGEPRKPFKPPVSPKPVLAPQAQKVPGPPTPTSKKAAIPSPGSPEVKRAHGTPPPVSPKPPPPPTAPKPPKPHATIQSVSAGSTPTPSPAKQLAPTIKPSSTPPSLCSSPAKPLSPGGQPQQVPVKPPRSSMAGPSAESASPEAAHQKLEETSASLAAALQAVEEKIKQEDRQTADSAAESKSTVSILDDIGSMFDDLADQLDAMLE
- the CASKIN1 gene encoding caskin-1 isoform X5, translated to MGKDQELMQAVKAEDVGTVQKLLQRPKPGKAKLLGSAKKVNVNFQDTDGFSALHHAALNGNTELISLLLEAQAAVDIKDNKGMRPLHYAAWQGKKEPMKMVLKAGSAVNVQSDEGQIPLHLAAQHGHYDVSEMLLQHQSNPCIVDNCGKTPLDLACEFGRVGVVQLLLSSNMCTALLEPKPGDTTDPNGTSPLHLAAKNGHIDIIRLLLQAGIDINRQTKAGTALHEAALCGKTEVVRLLLDSGINAHVRNTYSQTALDIVHQFTATQASKEIKQMLRDASAALQVRAVKDYCNNYDLTSLNVKAGDVITVLEQHADGRWKGCIHDNRTGNDRVGYFPSSLVEAISKRTGSRGSDSPSHLSPSQGGSAAVPAPVEEIWVLRKPFAGGDRSSLGSTGSVASARSSGSGQSTGSGSHALHAGAEGVKLLATVLSQKASVQESVVGDGPAKALEAPADTNGFHGKGTVAEMRPPLGRSSAATLHKKSGRVRESVPHPAGPTGSSRTQSLASSPYAGQPLTEQQLKKMEPMSEGKSSEAVYQWLCKFQLQLYAPNFINAGYDIPTISRMTPEDLTAIGVTKPGHRKKITSEINSLNVPEWLPDYKPVKATAPFSLCPPQANLALWLSMIGLAQYYKVLVENGYENIDFITDITWEDLQEIGITKLGHQKKLMLAVKKLAELQKAEYVRYESGTLKKKAPQSLEVLAIESPPPESAECQSPKMTTFQDSELSCELQVALTGAGEAPEGQEKQANHVVPIRDGAGYRGPSARHENSLSGRAKQMSSSEELLGDGPRGPSAAMSRSQEYLTEEVKEGPPSLPKEARPLRHGHTVKRASVPPVPGKPRQSFPPAAGRFTPPQTPTKLRPSSPQTLGVPHATAKVKPTPQLLPQADRPMSPRSLPQSPTHRGFAYVMPQPLEGEGLAGPPPGPVAQGVPVLPVSVPVLCLPPPSGEAEEELGRPKKRAHSLNRYAVSDSEQERDELLVPDAGPYATVQRRVGRSHSVRAQSGGDKNVNRSQSFAVRPKKKGPPPPPPKRSSSAISSTNMADDFTKEGEGEAPGGEGEEAPESYREQRRASDVGGSVDTGSAGSVKSITAMLEMSSIGGGARALGLHKPHPGGGGKGPEGYYLHPAVALHQASPEHARVATVLATVKHKDAIGLDGEVVNRRRTISGPVTGLVAAARRERSDSVRSDAGQEGGPVERLRAERGASPRNGSSENLPFAEEGNLTIKQRPRQMALGRAEGGEGLSPAHRHGDLAKVEASATLKRRIRAKQSQQDGVKFILTESDTVKRRPKSRDKELEPAPLSVYQNGTGTVKRRPASEMGGAEAPPDGPEPGLQAAGGEPRKPFKPPVSPKPVLAPQAQKVPGPPTPTSKKAAIPSPGSPEVKRAHGTPPPVSPKPPPPPTAPKPPKPHATIQSVSAGSTPTPSPAKQLAPTIKPSSTPPSLCSSPAKPLSPGGQPQQVPVKPPRSSMAGPSAESASPEAAHQKLEETSASLAAALQAVEEKIKQEDRQTADSAAESKSTVSILDDIGSMFDDLADQLDAMLE